The following are from one region of the Pelagibius sp. CAU 1746 genome:
- a CDS encoding SUF system Fe-S cluster assembly regulator has product MFRLNRLTDYAVVVMSQMALRGEETRSAQQISEDTGVPLPTVSKLLNLLGRAKLVISQRGASGGYTLSAGPEEITVAQIIQAMEGPIALTACVDGAEESCDAESFCPMRGNWNKVNGAIRQALTSVTLADMMVFPPAFGIAPGVGDDTGAPSPAGKQ; this is encoded by the coding sequence ATGTTCCGCTTGAACCGGCTGACCGACTACGCCGTGGTCGTGATGTCCCAAATGGCCCTGCGCGGCGAGGAGACCCGTTCGGCGCAGCAAATCTCCGAAGATACCGGGGTGCCGCTGCCGACGGTGTCGAAGCTGCTGAATCTGCTGGGCCGCGCCAAGCTGGTCATCTCCCAGCGCGGCGCCAGTGGCGGCTACACCCTGAGTGCCGGGCCGGAGGAGATCACCGTGGCCCAGATCATCCAAGCCATGGAGGGCCCGATCGCGCTCACCGCCTGCGTCGACGGGGCCGAGGAATCCTGCGATGCGGAGTCCTTCTGCCCCATGCGCGGCAACTGGAACAAGGTCAACGGCGCGATCCGCCAGGCGCTGACCTCGGTCACGCTGGCCGACATGATGGTCTTCCCGCCGGCCTTCGGCATCGCGC
- a CDS encoding cytochrome c family protein codes for MRVRSALSILPIILAAALAGPAFADGDPAKGEKVFRKCKACHAVEEGKNKVGPSLFNVVGRTAGTVEGFRYSKAMEAFGADGQTWDEDNLSAFLEKPKDLVDKTKMAFAGLKKEEERADVIAYLKRFGKSE; via the coding sequence ATGCGCGTCAGGAGTGCCCTTTCGATCCTTCCCATCATCCTTGCCGCTGCGCTTGCCGGCCCGGCTTTCGCCGATGGCGACCCGGCAAAGGGTGAGAAGGTGTTCAGGAAGTGCAAAGCCTGCCACGCCGTCGAAGAGGGCAAGAACAAGGTCGGTCCCTCGCTCTTCAACGTCGTCGGACGCACGGCGGGCACGGTCGAGGGTTTCCGGTACTCCAAGGCGATGGAGGCTTTCGGGGCCGACGGCCAGACCTGGGACGAAGACAATCTCAGTGCGTTTCTGGAAAAGCCCAAGGATCTCGTCGACAAGACCAAGATGGCCTTCGCAGGCTTGAAGAAGGAAGAGGAGCGGGCCGACGTGATCGCCTACCTGAAGCGGTTCGGCAAATCCGAATAG
- a CDS encoding mechanosensitive ion channel domain-containing protein produces MEQLRASGQPLSEAAVRDLVARLDDAEVRQLLLERLDASAQQAEDAAEPDMAAMVLGWRDLAEAFRGNFEAMLRAVPEIPGGVAAAFRYLNDRGSGVALYWLALGFALMMLAGGGVELLARRILRRIWEQAIRPGPDAGMALLGCLLMRLVLEAVFLLAFVAGALLLFFALWQGNEVTRNVVMTYLTAVVAVRFFTIFSHVMLSPGYPALRLARMPDDGARYLHRQNIVMAFIAAFGFLTASLLGQLSLPENAQRALAFGVGFALFATLVYTILHGRRWIAGDLAWDRNANGRLRGLFADSWPGIAAGYVVLLYLAIVVVAFTGHPVSYLSVFGSLLTVLFVPHIDAVLLRGALRLEAQKSAAENAGGQLRIVGLRAARLALYLFAALFLLRIWGLDFLSLAEASVGSRIAGALVDIGLTALVAYVLWEMARIAIDRRLATEGAGQEGEGAPEPGEQGGQGVSRVRTLLPLMRVTIQITIVVMAVMLVLSSLGVDIGPLLAGAGVVGLAVGFGAQTLVRDIVSGVFFLVDDAFRLGEYIDVGSVKGTVEKISLRSLRLRHHRGALHTIPFGEIQHLTNYSRDWAIMKLEFRVPFDTDLEKVRKIFKRIGQDLLKDEEMGPDFLQPFKSQGVLQTDDSAFVLRGKFMAKPGKQFLIRRAVFQAVQKAFAEEGIRFADRRVTVNVPGAEHMEPEERTAAEKAAASAVAAAEAEAEERAGAQGAKA; encoded by the coding sequence TTGGAGCAACTGCGTGCTTCCGGCCAGCCGCTTTCAGAAGCGGCGGTGCGCGACCTCGTCGCCCGGCTGGACGACGCCGAGGTGCGGCAGCTTCTTCTCGAGAGACTGGATGCCAGTGCGCAACAGGCCGAAGACGCCGCGGAACCCGACATGGCCGCCATGGTGCTGGGATGGCGCGATCTCGCGGAGGCGTTTCGCGGCAACTTCGAGGCCATGCTCAGGGCCGTTCCGGAGATCCCGGGAGGTGTTGCCGCGGCTTTCCGCTACCTGAACGATCGCGGGTCCGGCGTCGCGCTCTACTGGCTGGCCCTGGGTTTTGCCTTGATGATGCTGGCTGGCGGCGGCGTGGAGTTGCTGGCTCGCCGCATTCTGCGCCGTATCTGGGAACAGGCCATCAGGCCCGGGCCGGATGCCGGCATGGCCTTGCTTGGCTGTCTGCTGATGCGTCTGGTCCTGGAAGCGGTCTTTCTCCTTGCCTTCGTGGCCGGCGCGCTGCTGCTGTTCTTTGCGCTCTGGCAGGGCAACGAGGTGACCCGCAACGTGGTGATGACCTACCTGACCGCAGTGGTCGCGGTGCGCTTCTTCACGATCTTCTCCCATGTGATGCTGTCGCCCGGCTATCCGGCGCTGCGCCTCGCGCGGATGCCGGACGATGGGGCCCGCTACCTGCACCGCCAAAACATCGTGATGGCATTCATCGCCGCTTTCGGGTTTCTGACCGCCAGCCTGCTGGGCCAGTTGAGCCTGCCTGAGAACGCACAGCGCGCACTTGCCTTTGGTGTCGGCTTCGCGCTCTTCGCCACCCTGGTCTACACGATCCTGCATGGCCGGCGATGGATCGCCGGCGATCTCGCCTGGGACCGGAATGCCAACGGACGTCTGCGGGGGCTGTTCGCCGATAGCTGGCCGGGTATCGCGGCGGGCTATGTCGTGCTGCTCTATCTCGCGATTGTCGTGGTCGCCTTCACCGGTCACCCGGTTTCCTATCTCTCCGTGTTCGGCAGCCTGCTCACCGTGCTCTTCGTGCCTCACATCGATGCGGTTCTGCTGCGCGGCGCCCTGCGGCTGGAGGCACAGAAGTCCGCGGCCGAGAATGCCGGGGGACAGCTGCGCATCGTGGGGCTGCGGGCTGCCCGTCTCGCCCTCTACCTCTTCGCGGCGCTCTTCCTGCTGCGCATCTGGGGCCTCGACTTCCTGAGCCTTGCCGAGGCCAGCGTCGGCTCGCGCATTGCCGGGGCCCTGGTCGACATCGGCCTGACCGCCCTGGTGGCTTACGTGCTGTGGGAAATGGCGCGCATCGCCATTGACCGCCGGCTGGCGACCGAAGGCGCCGGGCAGGAAGGTGAAGGCGCGCCGGAGCCTGGAGAGCAGGGCGGGCAGGGCGTATCGCGTGTCCGCACCCTGCTGCCGCTGATGCGCGTCACCATCCAGATCACCATCGTCGTCATGGCGGTGATGCTGGTGCTCTCCTCCCTGGGTGTGGACATCGGCCCGCTGCTGGCCGGCGCCGGCGTGGTCGGACTGGCCGTGGGCTTCGGAGCGCAGACCCTGGTCCGCGACATCGTCTCGGGTGTGTTCTTCCTGGTCGACGACGCTTTCCGGCTGGGCGAGTACATCGACGTCGGCAGCGTCAAGGGCACGGTCGAAAAGATTTCGCTGCGCTCCCTGCGTCTGCGCCACCATCGCGGCGCGCTTCACACCATACCTTTCGGAGAGATCCAGCACCTGACCAACTACAGCCGCGACTGGGCGATCATGAAGCTGGAGTTCCGCGTGCCCTTCGACACCGACCTGGAAAAGGTGCGCAAGATCTTCAAGCGCATCGGCCAGGATCTGTTGAAGGACGAAGAAATGGGTCCCGATTTCCTGCAGCCCTTCAAATCGCAGGGCGTACTGCAGACCGATGACAGCGCCTTCGTCCTGCGCGGCAAGTTCATGGCCAAGCCGGGCAAGCAGTTTCTCATCCGCCGGGCGGTGTTCCAGGCGGTGCAGAAGGCCTTCGCGGAGGAAGGCATCCGCTTCGCCGACCGCCGCGTCACGGTGAATGTGCCCGGTGCCGAGCACATGGAGCCGGAGGAGCGTACGGCGGCGGAGAAGGCAGCGGCCTCGGCGGTTGCCGCAGCCGAAGCAGAAGCAGAGGAGCGCGCTGGCGCACAAGGGGCGAAAGCTTGA
- a CDS encoding cytochrome P460 family protein — translation MELTDEEAVKVYDCLFPTMKAAYAKSDKGDASGYSNWRRYSTQSYVSATHGSRYVQNYANASAKAYGAYEEAGAFPPGAKLAKDSFMVNAKGEVSVGPLFMMEKMPAGFNSDSGDWRYTMVMPNGAIAGTTNGQGSANVEFCIGCHIAVAPEQDSVMLLPEEYRVK, via the coding sequence GTGGAGTTGACGGATGAAGAGGCGGTGAAGGTCTACGATTGCCTCTTCCCGACGATGAAGGCTGCTTACGCCAAGTCGGACAAGGGCGATGCCTCGGGCTATTCGAATTGGCGGCGCTACAGCACGCAATCCTACGTCTCGGCCACCCACGGCAGCCGCTACGTACAGAATTACGCCAATGCTTCCGCAAAGGCCTACGGTGCCTATGAGGAGGCCGGGGCGTTCCCGCCGGGCGCAAAGCTGGCAAAGGACAGCTTCATGGTGAATGCGAAGGGCGAGGTTTCTGTCGGGCCGCTCTTCATGATGGAAAAGATGCCGGCTGGCTTTAATTCAGACAGCGGCGACTGGCGCTACACCATGGTGATGCCCAATGGCGCGATTGCTGGAACCACGAACGGGCAAGGCTCCGCGAACGTGGAGTTCTGTATAGGCTGCCACATTGCTGTGGCTCCGGAGCAGGACAGCGTAATGCTCCTGCCAGAGGAATACCGCGTCAAATAG